GCGTTATGGCTTGCTGCCGATGCGGCTGAGCGTGTGGCCAGATGCCGAGGCCCAGGAACAGATCAGCTCGGGACGCCTGAAGCTGGTGCGTACACCCCGCGGATACCCGGGGTCGGTGAAGCTGGTCAGCGATGGCTCCCTGCAGGGTTTTACCGGTTTTCTGAGTGAGCCTTATTACACGGTGCCGGAGACGTATCCCCCGGAGTATCTTGGTTTTCCTTCTCTGTCTGCAGAAGCGCTGGATGAGCAGGTGGTGCGCTTTCACTGTCAGGATCTACAGGTTGCGATTCATGCCAACGGGGATGCGGCGATTGCAATGAGCCTTGATGCCATTGCGGCGGCCCGGGCGCAGTGTCCTGAAATTCAGCGCCAGCCGGTACTCATTCATGCGCAGATGGCCACTACCGAACAGCTGAATCGCATGGTGGCACTGGATGTGATCCCCTCCTTTTTTAACGTCCATGTGTATTACTGGGGGGACCGTCATCGGGATATCTTCCTGGGGCCAGAGCGCGCAGGACGTATTTCGCCCCTGGCAGAAGCCGCTCGTTTGGAGTTGCCGTTTACGTTGCATGCGGATTCTCCGGTGGTGCCGTTCCAGCCGCTTCAGCTGGTTTGGAATGCGGTGAACCGGCAAACCGCCAGTGGTCAGCTGCTGGGGCCAGAGCAGGCAATCACCGTGGAGCGTGCTCTCAAGGCGGTGACCATCGATGCAGCGCGGCAATTGGGAGTGGCAGAGGAAGTCGGGCAATTGAGACCAGGACTGCGTGCTGATCTGGTGTGGCTCGACCGGGACCCCCGTGAATCCATCGCCGACTGGAAGTCTATCCAGGTGCGGGGGGTCTGGGTCGATGGGGTACGTCGCTTCCCTGATGGAATGACAGAATAGGGTGGCGGCGAGAGCAAGGGGGCCAACGGTGCGGCCCCTGTACCGGTTGGGCGTTTTTTACAACGCCCCCAGCTGAATCAGTGCCAGGTACCTTCCAGGTTCTCGCACTGCTCCAGGAATTCTTCTGCGCTCATTTCAATCGCATCATGATCCAGGTGTGAGGCCACCTGTTCTTTCAACTGTCCAACGACCTTGGACATCACAGTCAGGGTTTCTTCCACCTGCTCGATGGTTTCCAGCAGATCCTCGGCTTCTTGCAGGTACTCTTCTCTCAGGTACTCGTCTTTCTCGTAGTCGCTCATGCGAAGCCTCCTGATGGTTTGTGAGTTCTCAACTGCAGAACTCAACCCCATGTTGCCAACGATGGTGACGTAAAACAAACGGCATTTGGCGGTATTTGGTTAAAGTTTGAGCGTTTGTGATGGATGGTCGTGCACTTTTCGCGAACGGCGGAAGGCTGTACCTGCAGGCGTCTGCCAGCGGTGGATTTCCGGCCGCCTTTTAGGGCGCGGGGATACTCCTGAATCTGTCCGGAAATTGCTTGGGTGGTTGCCACGTTGGCCTTTAAAAGAAAACGCCCCGGGCATTGCAAGGGACGTTTTCGTGGACCAGTTAGAGCACTAGCTTCGTCTCTGTTTCATGGGACAACAAAATCCGTTTGTGCCCACAGGCTTAGCTGGCCGTCAGCTTGCCGCTTTCTGACCCGGAAGTAGTGGGTGCCACTGCCCAAAGAGGTATGTTCGATTGAAAAGAAGTTACGCTGCCAGTCCAGATCGGCGATCGGGGAGGAGAAGTCCGCATTGTCATCAATCTGCAGTTCATAAGAGAAGCCTGAGACGGTGACGATTTCCGCCTTGTGCTCCGGGTTGGAGCAAACCGCTTCCATGTCAAAGCAGAATTGTTGAGCGCCAGCGGTTGGTTCTACAGAAGTGCTCAGATTGGAGGGTGTCACCAGCCCCGGTGAGACGGCTTCTATCACGTCGCCAATATCCGCGATGGTTTCGCCAATCAGTACCGCTTCCAGATTCTGCTGAATCGATGCCGCATCCAGCCTGCCGTTGGCTTCCTGAAGGGAAAGCAGGGTGATCTCGTCAATGGCATCGTTGTTGAGCACGTCGGCCCTTAGTGTGCTGAGCAGGGTGTTCATGCTGTAGTGCGGTTCTTCGATGCGTCTTTCATTCACCGCCTCACTGAACAGGGATGAAATATACAGCGCGTAGGCGTTGTCCTCTGGCGTAGTGCCGGCGCGATTGCTGATGCTCATGTTGATAAAGGGCTGGCTGGTCGGGATGTCACCGGTGACGGCGGCCAGTACGTTCTTCACTCTGCTGTCGGCTTCAAGGGTCGCTTGCTCATAGCTGCTGCCCAGATTGATCAACTCCACTGCATAGTCGTGGCTCAGCAACGTCAGCGCGTTCACAAAGATGTTGGCCTGTTGTTCAGGGTCTTTGTTCACCAGAGCCTTGAGAGTGACATCATCGTTGGAGTAGGTGGCTTCGGTTTCATCGTAATAGCGCCCGGTTGTTGCCACGGACAGCAGACCGGGTTCTACCTCAAGACTGAAGTCCCCAAGGTTTGCCCGAACCTGTGAGCTGGCAACCACTGAACTGGTATCTCCCTCAATCTTGAGGACATCCACCTCACTATCCTGAATAAAGGGCCCTTTATAGGCTGAGCCGGTAAGCGACGACTTGCTGCCACCGTTGCCGGTGCCGGATATCCCGCCGTCATTGCTCGAGACAGAAAACGATTCGCCCCCGCAAGACAGCAGCAGAGCAATCAGTATGAAGAGTGCAAGTTTGGTGGTGTTTTTCATTGCTCCGAGCCTGAGTCCATGGGTTCTTCAAAATAGTAGATGCCGACACCAGCCCGGTACTGCTCAGGGCGGGCGTCGCCTTGATGGTCAATCTCCCGGTCCAGCCACCGATCCAGTTTCTGCAAAAGTTCCAGGCTGTCTGCTTCGATCAGCACTTTCAGTTTGGCGATGACTTCAGGGTTGACGCGGTTGTACGCCACGCTGAGCTGCAAGCGTGAGGTTTGGCCTTGTTGTTCGATGTTGTAGGCACTGGTGTTGAGCAGGTCGTGGGCCGCCTGGCCCATCAGGAAAAGCAGCTCTTCATTATCTTCATGGGGGATATAGCTGGTGTCTTTCAGGGTAACGCTGTCGTCATCATGGACCTCAATGGCCCCGGATTGCTCCAGCTCGCCGAGAACGGTGACGACAGAAACATCACCACAGTACTGCTGAACCAGGCTTTCAAAACTGGCCCCTTCACCATAAAGGGGGAGAGCTTGCGGATGGCCTTGCCCATCGGAGTAAAGCGCTTCCTTTTGCCAGGCATTGATGGCTCTGACAGCACGGTTAGTGCGCTTGGTCTGCAGCTGCAGCAGGGCATCCATGTCTTGATTGAGCTTGCGCAATCGAGCGGTTTCCTTTCGGTCCAGCCCGGTGAGGAGCGCAATTCGCGAGGTGCTCTGTTTCTTCCCCTCAATGGTGAAGCTTTCTGCTTCTTCTACGTAGATGGCCTTGAGCCAGAGATAAAAATCATTCACCGATACCCCGCGTTTGATGGCCATCCGGACGAGAGGGCGCATCAGCTTGCGAACAGCTTTATGAAACCCTGTTTTTGTAGATGCATCGGACATTGGGTATGAACCAAGCGCGAATTTTTGAATTCCTGCGAGACACGTTTACTGGTTTTGGCTGTGCGCTAACCGTCTACGTTTCCCGCGACGGGGCAGTATATACCTGATAGCGATGCGCCTGTTGCTCGTCCCTGGTCAGGAGAGCGGTGTTTCAGGCAGCCAACTTTCACCGCTAATGACTCGCTTTCTGCCCCTGAATGGTTTCCTGTTAAAGCCAATGCTACCTCCCGTGGGCTTTCTATCCCATAAAAAAAGCACTTTTTTTAGCCTGACAATGAGGGTTTTGGGCTTGTCGAGCCTGAATGTCATCTTTTAATTCTATAAAAAACAAAAGGTTGAAAGTTAAATGTGCATTCCGTGAGCCGTTTCACAAAGCACGTGCAAAACAGGATGGCTTTTGTTATCTTCTCAAAAAATGGGAAAATAAACCCAAATATGAAAGAGGGATCGATTATGAATGCGTGGTATGTGCTGGGTGCGGCATTGTTTCTGACGGCGTGTGGGGGCGGTGGCTCCAGCAACAGGGCGGCGCCGGAGGTGACAGCAAGTCCGACGGTGAAGTTTTTCCAGGCGGACAATGGCGTGAATGACAGGCAGCTATGGAAAACCGACGGCACCGCGGCGGGTACCTCCATGGTCAAGGTGATCAATGCCGGTGGCGGCGCCGATGTTGAGGTGCTTGGCAGTCTTGGTGCCAAAACCATCTTCCAGGCGGATGATGGCATCAATGGCCGTGAGTTATGGGTAACGGATGGCACGGAGGCTGGCACGATCCTGTTGAAGGATATCCGCGCCGGTACGGGAAGTACCTACATTCCCAGTTTCGCTATTGCTGATGGCACGCTGTATTTCGGCGCCTACGATAATGTCAACGGCACTGAGCTGTGGAAAACCGATGGCACCGTGGCGGGTACGATCATGGTTAAGGACATTCAGCCCGGGATAAACGGTACGGGGGTCAGCAATCTGGTGACGATGGGAGCTGCGGTGTACTTCTCCGCCAGTGATGGTGTTGTGGGCTATGAGTTGTGGAAAAGCGACGGCACAGCGGCTGGGACGGTGATGGTGGCGGACATCAATCCCGGGGCCTCCCCATCTAATATTTCGGAAATGATCAGCGTGGATGGCATGCTTTACTTCAGAGCGGATGATGGCACTCATGGTCACGAGCTCTGGAAGAGTGATGGCACCGCAGCGGGTACGGAATTGGTAAAAGACATCCGCCCAGGTACCGATCCCTCCTTGCCCGCCGATCTTGTCGCCATGGACGGGATGATCTACTTCTCTGCAGCTGAAAGTACCGCGCAGGGCGCCGAGCTGTGGCGCACTGACGGTACCGCTGCGGGTACCGAGCTGGTCAAGAATATCAATACCAGCACGGGGGGGAGCACTACCGCCAATGGGGCCAACATCGATTTCATGAATGCGGTGAACGACAAGCTGTTTTTCACTGCGCGCTCGGTTTCTGGTGGTGACGATGAGCTATGGGTGTCCGATGGCACTGGAGCGGGAACCATGGCCCTGTTCAATACCGGAAATGTGAATTACTTGATGGTTGCCAATGATACGGTCCTCTTTGTGGGCGAGGATGCAACTTACGGTCAGGAAATGTGGACCACTGACGGTACGGTTGCCGGCACGGTGTTGCTCAAGGACATCGAGCCAGGCGCCAGCGGTTCGGATTTTTACTCGCTCGGAGAAGACTATTTTCATGAGAACGATGCTGTCCCGGTAGTGGAAGTGTCTCCCGGCGTTTCGCTGATCATTGCATACCGCTCTGATATCGGTTCTGAACTGTGGAGAACCAATGGCACGGCTGCGGGCACCAGGCTGATCAAGGATATTAATCCTGGTATGGGGGATGGGTTCTGAGCTTCAGATACCTGTGGTCGAATCTGCACGCAGGTTTGACACCTTCGTGATCCTGATACAAGGCGCCCAACTCTCTGGAGTTGGGCGTTTTTTATGGATTTCCTGCCGTCTGATGACGGATCAGCCGCGCCCTCAGCCGTTTGAGGAAATGGATGGTTGGACACAGCGTCGACTGATTGGAACTCGGTGAAGTCGGCTCCAAAGTGGTTGGACTGGTGTGTCAGGCACTAATTATTTGAGGGATCGCTTGCGCTGCAAGAGAGACGCATCAGAAAGTGAGGGTGATTGTGATTTCACCCGTTGGCAAGATACCTTCTGCATTGTCAGGGAGTGTGGAAGCGGTAGGGTTAGTTGATGCGGGGGTGATGACCTGGTGGCTGACGGTTAGCCCGGCGCCTGTGCTGCCAAGAACCCGGTTGGTATGCCAGTCAAGACTGCTGCGCTTTTTGAGCTCAATCTCAAATTGTGATGTTGAGCCATGGGCTGAGCGTATTGTTCGGATGTTGTTGGGGCCGCTGAGCCCGACTTCGTAACTAACGCCGTTTGAACAGGCAACGTCCAGTTTGCCTTGTGATGCTGACGGGTTTACCACAGGAATGCCTGCCGCTATAAACTCTGTACTGTCAATATAGCAACTGGGTAAAACGGAGAGGTGAACCAGGAAATGGTTCTTTGCTGTTTCTGCCTGGCCGCTGGCTGGCAACATGATCAATGCGGTCAGCAGAAAAGTGGTACGAGTCGCTTTCATCATTACCCATCCTTGGGTGTCTCTGGTATGACGCTCAGGGGAGGAACTCTGTCCTGATGAATGTCTATCGTCTGCTACCTGCTGGAAGGGTAGTTTCTCGCTGGCGTTCACAACATCGCGCCTAATTCGTACATGAAATAAGCGGTAGTACTTACGATGGGTTAGTCTGGGGCGGTGCCTGCTGATAAACGCTTGTTTGCAAGGGGAAGTGCATTCAGCAAGGTAGGGTGAATGGGTGAGGTGCGTTCACCCGTTTTTTCAGTCAGTGCGGATTTGAAGTTGTAAAACTGGGTAAAAGGCAGGAGGGCGGGGCCTGTTGTATTTATCTCAAGCGGGTGTCCCCGTTATTTCATAAAAATTTGTCAGGCTTGGGGTAGGGTACCCCTTGGTCTGGCGTCCAAGCCTGTTGCGTAAAGTGATACATAAAAAAGGGCGCCGAAGCGCCCATTTTTTATTGTGGGGTGCCATTAGTGGCGTCATGTCCCCTCTAAGGAAATCAATAGGTTAGACAACTATTGCCACGCGTGAATCGCACTTTTTGCCACAAGAAAAAGCAAGGATTAGGTAACCTTGTGATTATATGTGATTAACTTTCGAAATTGCTCGATGATAACGTCACATTTTTTAGCGGCTGCTTTGTTTTGATGGGCGAGCTTTGGAGAGGGGTATGGTCGGCTTTTGTAAAAACCTAATGTTGCTGCTGGCTTGTCTGAGCGTTTCATCTTGGTCGTATGCCGAAAGCTACAAAATAATGCGAGGGCATAATTTTAATCTTTTTCATCCTGATGGGTATGAGGTCTGCGAGGCTGTTGTTCGCGCTTTGGAGAAACTTCCACCTGGGTTAGACCCGTTATGCTCTCTTCCTGATGAAGGAAATGAAATTCAGAATTTGGAGTGGCAGGCCGTTGATTTTTCCGATGATGAAGGTTTTTGGATGGGGCTTCTTCTCAAGAATAATATGAAGCCATCTCAGGGAGACTCTGACTTATTGGTAAAGGAATTTAAGAAAGGGGTCTCTGGCGGGGCGAATATCGTATCAGTTGATATCGAAATAGAAGGGGAGTCTGATCCTGTTAAGCTATATAAGTACAGTTTTCGAGATTGTAAACCTGGAAATTATATAAAAGCTAGGGACGGAGGGGGAAGGGTTTATCCCGCCTATAGGATTTCTGGATTGGAGCCATATGATTTTGAAAGTTTTTCAGGAAGGGCGATTGATTTTTTTAAATACGGCAATGATTACTACACATATACAATTGGTAGTAATCGTGTGATCGTTAAATCGATTGTTGTGAGTCGAGATAAATTTTTGGATGTTCAGGTTTGTAACTTGCAAAAATAAGTATTGTTTTAGGTGGGTCGTTTAATGGGTGAGATGAGCTGTGGTGTCGCATTTTTGGTCAGAGGGTTTGGGCTTCGATTGTTGTTATTCTTTGTCGTCGCTGTGTCATCGGTTCATCCGCTCGGAGCTTACGCAAAGCAGTACGAAATCAAAAAGGGCTGGAACTATAACCTCAAAAACTCAGGCGGATATGCTGTTTGTGAAGAGCTGGTAAGGGTTATGTCCCGACTTTCATCCTCAGAGGAACCAGTGTGCGGACTTCCAGTTGTAGAGGGGGATCAACTTAAGATTTTGGACTGGGTTTTGGTCGATGAGGAGCGAAGTAAAGAATTGGCTAAGGATCTTCTTCCATCTGGTTCTCCATCCAAAGGCGAGTCGGAATCTAACTATCTAGTGTCTCAGTTTGAATCTGGAGCCAATGATGGTTCGAGAGTTTTGATGGCGGAAATGAATTTCAAAGGACAGAAATTAAAAGTCTATAAGTTTGAATTTCAAGATTGTACACAATCCAATTACGCCGAAATTAAAGTGGTTGAGGGTAGAGCTTTTCCAGTCTTTAGGGGGGAGCGGGAGGATGATTTTGAATTGAGGGGGGCTCTAAGGAGGGCTGTTGATCTCTTTTATTATAATGGCAGTTATTACTCGTATCTGGTTAATTCTATAGGCGTTGTAACTGTTAATGAAGTTGCAATAAGAAAAAACAAGGCGGTATCAGTTCAGGTTTGTTACTTGGAGGGTTAGTAAGGGTTTCGGAATATAGAGGTCACGGAATACTCGAAATATCAAAGGTTGAGTGGCGAGAATCTTATTCGCAAGAGGCAGCAGTTAAGAGAAAAAAGAAAAGGCCACGTTTGAGTGGCCTTTTTTGTGCTCGCTTGATGGCAAAGAAACTGTAAGTTGTTGACCCATAAAGAGAGCGAGCGATCCTTTAATGGCCAAAGTGCTCTCTCTAATGGCAACTCACATTTATTTCTTGCTTAATCCCAGCTCAGCGCACCGCCAACCTGGTATTCGGTGACCCGGGTTTCGAAGAAGTTCTTCTCTTTACGCAGGTCCATGATCTCGCTCATCCACGGGAAGGGGTTGTTCACGCCCTTGAACTGCTCTGGCAGGCCCAGCTGGGCGAGACGGCGGTTGGCGATGAACTGAAGGTATTCTTCCATCATGGCAGCGTTCATGCCCAGTACACCGCGCGGCATGGTGTCGCGGGCGTATTGGATTTCCAGCTCGGTGCCTTCCAGGATCATCTGGGTGGCCTTGTCGCGCATCTGCTGATCCCACAGGTGCGGGTTTTCCAGTTTGATCTGGTTGATCACGTCCACACCGAAATTCACGTGCATGGATTCGTCACGCAGGATGTACTGGAACTGCTCGGCCACACCGGTCATCTTGTTGCGACGCCCCATGGAGAGGATCTGGGTGAAACCGCAGTAGAAGAAGATGCCTTCCAGTACGCAGTAGAACGCGATGAGGTTTTCCAGCAGTGCCTTGTCGGTTTCCACGGTACCGGTCTTGAATTCCGGATCAGACAGGTCGCGGGTGTACTGGATGCCCCACTGGGCCTTCTTGGCAACAGCCGGAATCTCGCGGTACATGTTGAAGATTTCACCTTCGTCCATGCCCAGTGACTCGATGCAGTACTGGTAGGCATGGGTGTGGATGGCTTCTTCAAACGACTGACGCAGGATGTACTGACGGCACTCGGGGTTGGTGATCAGGCGGTAGATAGCCAGCACGAGGTTGTTGGCGACCAGGGAATCGGCGGTGGAGAAGAAGCCCAGGTTACGCTTGACGATACGGCGCTCGTCTTCGGTGAGCCCGTCAGGTTTTTTCCACAACGCCAGGTCGGCGTTCATGTTTACTTCCTGGGGCATCCAGTGGTTGGCGCAACCATCCAGGTATTTCTGCCAGGCCCAGTCGTACTTGAACGGTACCAGCTGGTTGAGGTCAGCGCGGCAGTTGATCATGCGCTTGTCGTCAACTTCCACACGGCCGGCGGTGCCTTCCAGTTCGGCGACACCTTCGGCCACGTCCATTCTGGCAACGGCAGCCTGGGCACGTTCGACAGCGTCGGTTACGGCGTTGTCAGTTCGTCCTCGCAGGTCATCATTTCCTGATTCTCCAGCATCCGCTGCACTTCCCGGTGCCGGTGCTTGAGGTGCAGGTGCCGCTTGCTGAGATAGCGTCTCAGATTGCGGCGGCGTTGCGGGTTGGGGTTGCGGCTTGGCGGCAGGCGTCTCTTGCGCATTGAATTCGTCCCAGCTCAGCATGTTTCTCTCCATTCCTTCTGACAAGTTTGGTGTCTCAGGGTCACCGCTTGCGTAATCATTTTGTTGTGGCTGCATGCCTGCGCGTGTTGCTTGTTGCGTAGGCATGCAGCGAACGCGAAGCGCTTATTGGCAGGCTTCGCAATCCGGGTTGTCGATGGAACAGGCCTGGGGTACTTCTGCAGCCTGAGTGAACTCGGCGGGTTCTTCCACTTTGGAAGAGACGCGGTTCAGCTTGCCATCGTTGATAGTGGATTTTTCGGTCTGGGTGGCACCGATAGCACGCAGGTAGTAGGTGGTCTTCAGACCCACCAGCCAAGCCATCTTGTAGGTGACATCCAGTTTCTTGCCGTTGGCGTCAGCAATGTACAGGTTCAGGGACTGCGCCTGATCGATCCACTTCTGGCGGCGGCTTGCTGCTTCCACCATCCAGCGCGGCTCCACTTCAAAAGCGGTACGGAACTGCTCTTTCAGGTCGGCAGGAATACGTTCGATGGGCTGCACGGAACCGTCGTAGTACTTCAGGTCGTTAACCATCACGTTATCCCACAGGCCACGCTCTTTCAGCGCGTGTACCAGGTATGGATTGACCACGGTGAACTCACCAGACAGATTCGATTTCACGTACAGGTTCTGATAAGTCGGCTCAATGGACTGTGAAACCCCGGTGATGTTGGCAATGGTTGCCGTGGGCGCAATCGCCATCACGTTGGAGTTGCGCATCCCCTTCTTGGCCATCTCACGTACGCTGTCCCAGTCCAGGGTCTGGCTACGATCTACCTTGCAGTACTCTTCGCCGCGCTGCTTGACCAGGATGTCGATGGAATCGATGGGCAGTACACCCTGGCTCCACAGGGAGCCTTCGAACGTCTGGTAGGCTCCACGCTCTTCGGCCAGCTTGGCAGAGGCCTGAATGGCGTAGTAGCTCACCGCTTCCATGGAGGTGTCGGCAAAAGACACCGCATCCGCAGAGGCGTAGCTGATACCTTGCTTATACAGTGCATCCTGGAAGCCCATGATGCCCAGACCCACCGGGCGGTGCTTCATGTTGGAGTTTTCTGCCTGGGGCACGCTGTAGTAGTTGATGTCGATAACGTTATCGAGCATGCGCACAGCAGTGTTGATGGTGCGCTGCAACTTCTCGACATCGAGACCGTTTTCGGTCACGTGCTGGGCAAGGTTGACGGAGCCCAGGTTACAGACCGCGATTTCATCCTTGTTGGTGTTCAGGGTGATCTCGGTGCACAGGTTGGAAGAATGCACTACACCCACGTGCTGCTGCGGGCTGCGCAGGTTGCACGGATCCTTGAAGGTGAACCACGGGTGGCCTGTTTCGAACAGCATGGACAGCATCTTGCGCCACAGGGACGTGGCGGGAATACGCTTGAACAGCTTCAGTTCGCCGGAGCGGGTTTTCTCTTCATAGGCCACGTAGGCTTTTTCGAAGGCTTCACCGTACAGGTCATGCAGATCCGGGGTGTCATTGGGGCTGAACAGGGTCCAGTCTTCTTCATTCAGCACACGCTTCATGAACAGATCAGGAATCCAGTTGGCGCTGTTCATGTCGTGGGTACGACGACGGTCATCACCGGTGTTCTTGCGCAGCTCGAGGAATTCCTCGATGTCCATGTGCCAGGTTTCCAGGTAGGCACACACGGCGCCCTTGCGCTTGCCACCCTGGTTCACGGCGACGGCGGTGTCGTTAACCACTTTCAGGAAGGGAACCACACCCTGTGATTTGCCGTTAGTGCCTTTGATGTAGGAACCCAGTGCACGCACCGGCGTCCAGTCGTTACCCAGACCGCCGGCAAACTTGGACAGCATGGCGTTGTCTTGGATGGCACCGTAGATGCCGTGCAGGTCGTCAGGCACGGTGGTCAGGTAGCAGCTGGACAGCTGCGGACGCAGGGTGCCAGCGTTGAACAGGGTCGGGGTGGAGCTCATGTAGTCGAAGCTGGAGAGCAGGTTGTAGAACTCGATGGCGCGTTCTTCCTTGTTCTCTTCTTCGATGGCCAGGCCCATGGCCACACGCATGAAGAAGCACTGCGGCAGCTCGATGCGGATGTCGTTGTGGTGAATGAAGTAACGGTCGTACAGGGTCTGCAGGCCCAGGTAGGAGAACTGCAGGTCGCGATCGCCCTGGATGGCGGCACCCAGACGGGCCAGATCGTATTCGCCCAATGCCGGGCTCAGCAGCTCCAGCTCGATACCCTGGGTAATGTAGGCCTGCAGGGCCTGTCCATAGAGGGCGCTCATCTCTTCCTGGTTGGCACGCTCGGCCACACCCAGGCGCTGCAGCGCTTCTGCGCGGATCTTGTCCATCAGCAGGCGGGCAGTGACCTGGGAGTAGTTGGGCTCTACTTCAATCAGGGTACGGGCGGTGATCACCATGGAGGTGTTCACGTCATTGATGGATACGCCGTCGTACAGGTTCTTCACCGTTTCGGTGATGATCTTGTCCGCATTCACATCGTCGAGGCCTTCACAGGCAGCACGGATCAGGTGCTCAAGGCGCCCCATGTCCAGCGGTGCCTTGCTGCCGTCTTCCATGGTGACGGACATTTCCACTTTGTGGGTCGGTTCCGGGAACTGGCTGGCCTGCTCGGCGCGTTTCTGTGCCTGGCGATCACGGTAGAGCACGTAGTCACGAGCCACCTTGTGCTCGCCGTTACGCATCAGGGCCAGTTCTACCTGGTCCTGAATTTCTTCGATATGAATGGTGCCGCCGGAGGGCATACGGCGCTTGAAAGTGGCGCTGACCTGTTCGGTCAGGCGAGCCACGGTTTCATGGATACGAGAGGAGGCGGCCGCGGTGCCACCTTCTACTGCCAGAAACGCCTTGCTGATGGCGACGGTGATCTTGTCATCGTCATAGCTTACCACTTTGCCGTTGCGCTTGATCACGCGCAGCTGACCCGGTGCTGTGTTGGCGATGCCCTGATCGTGGCCAGCGTCGTCGCCAGCGTTCCCGGTGGGGTTCTGTGGGTTCTGACTCATATCCGTTTGCATGGTGCCCTCTCCGTTGTGGTGCTGTTCTGTCTGTTTGTCTTGTGTATGGCGGTGGTGCGTGCGCGGCTGCATCAACCACGCAAAACGCCATGGCTGGAAGCCATGGCGCAAGAAACGGTATCCCTGTTCGGTCGTTTTGCGGGGTTCAGGAGGTGAACCACTATATCTTGTGTCTTTTCCATGACGTCACCTCGCTCCTTCAGTGCTGACTTGCAGCTAAATCGCTGATCAGCCGGCACTTTTCCCCATCTTGGTTTGTCTGACGATCGGGAGGCGGCGGTGTGATGGAAACCCAATATGTTGGGGTCGCCGCTCAAGTTCAGTACAAGTTATAGTTGCTCCCCCGGATTTGCAAGCACTTCGGCTGGGGAAATTTTGTGGATAACTTGTGGAGCAATGTGGGTGCATTTTTCAGGCACCGCTGCGGTGCGAGCCGTTACTAGATATTGTGTTTGT
The nucleotide sequence above comes from Alcanivorax sediminis. Encoded proteins:
- a CDS encoding ribonucleoside-diphosphate reductase subunit alpha, encoding MQTDMSQNPQNPTGNAGDDAGHDQGIANTAPGQLRVIKRNGKVVSYDDDKITVAISKAFLAVEGGTAAASSRIHETVARLTEQVSATFKRRMPSGGTIHIEEIQDQVELALMRNGEHKVARDYVLYRDRQAQKRAEQASQFPEPTHKVEMSVTMEDGSKAPLDMGRLEHLIRAACEGLDDVNADKIITETVKNLYDGVSINDVNTSMVITARTLIEVEPNYSQVTARLLMDKIRAEALQRLGVAERANQEEMSALYGQALQAYITQGIELELLSPALGEYDLARLGAAIQGDRDLQFSYLGLQTLYDRYFIHHNDIRIELPQCFFMRVAMGLAIEEENKEERAIEFYNLLSSFDYMSSTPTLFNAGTLRPQLSSCYLTTVPDDLHGIYGAIQDNAMLSKFAGGLGNDWTPVRALGSYIKGTNGKSQGVVPFLKVVNDTAVAVNQGGKRKGAVCAYLETWHMDIEEFLELRKNTGDDRRRTHDMNSANWIPDLFMKRVLNEEDWTLFSPNDTPDLHDLYGEAFEKAYVAYEEKTRSGELKLFKRIPATSLWRKMLSMLFETGHPWFTFKDPCNLRSPQQHVGVVHSSNLCTEITLNTNKDEIAVCNLGSVNLAQHVTENGLDVEKLQRTINTAVRMLDNVIDINYYSVPQAENSNMKHRPVGLGIMGFQDALYKQGISYASADAVSFADTSMEAVSYYAIQASAKLAEERGAYQTFEGSLWSQGVLPIDSIDILVKQRGEEYCKVDRSQTLDWDSVREMAKKGMRNSNVMAIAPTATIANITGVSQSIEPTYQNLYVKSNLSGEFTVVNPYLVHALKERGLWDNVMVNDLKYYDGSVQPIERIPADLKEQFRTAFEVEPRWMVEAASRRQKWIDQAQSLNLYIADANGKKLDVTYKMAWLVGLKTTYYLRAIGATQTEKSTINDGKLNRVSSKVEEPAEFTQAAEVPQACSIDNPDCEACQ